In Strix uralensis isolate ZFMK-TIS-50842 chromosome 7, bStrUra1, whole genome shotgun sequence, the following proteins share a genomic window:
- the DPCD gene encoding protein DPCD: MAVPSWLERLRAASKTALVQDGKRKVHYLFEDGKEMAEEYDVKSGQLVSRKWREKNTLGGSGKWQVEVGEPTSPLLGALESELIKESSSNPVFMRKDTLSNFQWRIRNLPYPKEVYSVSVEKEQRCCVIRTTNKKYYKKFSIPDLDRYQLPLDAAALSFTHANNTLIITYQKPKEILAAEEQLQKELKKIKAANNEEGDCKTQ; encoded by the exons ATGGCGGTGCCGAGCTGGCTGGAGAGGCTGCGGGCTGCCAGCAAGACAGCGCTGGTGCAGGACG GGAAGCGGAAGGTCCACTACCTGTTCGAGGATGGGAAGGAGATGGCCGAAGAATACGACGTGAAGAGTGGTCAGTTAGTGA GTAGAAAATGGCGAGAGAAGAACACCCTTGGGGGCTCCGGGAAGTGGCAGGTTGAAGTGGGAGAGCCAACCTCGCCACTGCTGGGAGCACTGGAATCAGAGCTCATAAAGGAAAGCAGCTCCAAT CCTGTCTTCATGAGGAAGGATACCCTGAGCAACTTCCAGTGGCGGATCCGTAACCTGCCCTACCCCAAGGAGGTCTACAGCGTCTCTGTGGAGAAGGAGCAGCGCTGCTGTGTCATCCGGACCACCAACAAGAA GTACTACAAGAAGTTCTCTATTCCTGACCTGGACCGATACCAGCTCCCCTTGGATGCAGCTGCCCTGAGCTTCACCCATGCCAACAACACCCTGATAATCACA TACCAGAAGCCGAAGGAGATCCTGGCTGCAgaagagcagctgcagaaggagctgaagaAGATAAAGGCAGCTAACAATGAGGAGGGCGACTGTAAGACCCAGTAG